Proteins from a single region of Desulfobacterales bacterium:
- a CDS encoding NTP transferase domain-containing protein yields the protein MRDVLNNNIAAVILAAGLGKRMQSNLPKVLHKICDKPMVLYVIETARKIVGNNIVVVIGHQAETVRDIIDQKAQVIYAYQDVPLGTGHAVKCAFQCLNDFVEHVVILCGDVPFLSFATISKLTDNHKEGKCDITILGVKRDVPDGYGRINLNTNGKVVSIIEHVDASDKEKKNKLTNSGVYCIKKEFLKGALDQLNTSNFKGEYYLTDVVEIAHRLGKTIGLVISENTDELMGINTIEELHRAELILKNSNIGKKLDFIC from the coding sequence TCGAATTTACCAAAGGTTCTGCATAAAATTTGCGATAAACCGATGGTTTTATATGTCATAGAAACAGCAAGAAAAATTGTCGGAAATAATATAGTTGTAGTTATAGGCCATCAAGCAGAAACAGTTAGAGATATAATAGACCAAAAAGCACAAGTAATTTATGCGTATCAAGATGTTCCCCTTGGAACGGGTCATGCTGTGAAATGTGCTTTTCAATGCCTAAACGATTTTGTTGAACATGTTGTAATACTTTGTGGAGATGTCCCATTTCTTTCTTTTGCGACTATTTCAAAACTGACTGATAATCATAAAGAAGGAAAATGTGATATTACAATTTTAGGTGTCAAGAGAGATGTGCCTGATGGATATGGAAGAATAAATTTGAATACTAATGGAAAGGTTGTGAGCATTATAGAACATGTTGATGCATCGGATAAAGAAAAAAAAAATAAGCTGACAAATTCTGGGGTTTATTGTATAAAAAAAGAATTTTTAAAAGGAGCATTGGATCAACTTAATACATCTAACTTTAAAGGAGAATATTATTTAACGGATGTTGTTGAAATCGCTCATAGGTTAGGTAAGACTATTGGCTTAGTCATTTCTGAAAATACTGATGAGTTGATGGGAATAAATACAATTGAAGAACTGCATAGAGCTGAGCTTATTCTTAAAAACAGTAACATAGGAAAAAAACTTGACTTTATATGTTAA
- a CDS encoding cell division protein ZapA, whose product MEKIISIDIYGQNFKFKAESEIGNVNQIEKIVKDEVAKAVDGLIKGKGGGNTFIAVMVAALNIASEFIEINCLKQAMIGDLEQKINSLNLAISSSKIVSSIL is encoded by the coding sequence TTGGAAAAAATAATTTCTATTGATATATATGGGCAGAATTTTAAATTTAAAGCTGAATCTGAAATAGGAAACGTAAATCAAATAGAAAAAATAGTTAAAGATGAAGTTGCAAAAGCTGTGGATGGGTTGATAAAAGGAAAAGGAGGAGGCAATACTTTTATTGCTGTTATGGTAGCTGCCTTGAATATTGCCAGTGAATTCATAGAAATTAATTGTTTAAAACAAGCTATGATTGGAGATTTGGAGCAGAAAATCAATTCTTTGAATTTGGCGATAAGTAGTTCCAAGATTGTGTCCTCAATATTATAA